In the Ignisphaera sp. genome, one interval contains:
- a CDS encoding alcohol dehydrogenase catalytic domain-containing protein: MKNRHKVAIVKEFGKPLVIEEVPTPEPKDRQVLVKVISAGICHTDVHIWKGDWASGGLPPKLPFVISHEIVGEVVAKGDRVPDNVKIGEKVLVYAWGWAEEDEWVIKGLTHLNDRPLHLGVTAEGGLREYFLVQDYRFLVDVEGLEDLPTAAPLACAGLTTYRATKKILPFLDPDDYVLVVGLGGLGSYQVQWLRALARHVNVIGADVKDEAISFVDKISKLDFAVNASKTDPVKAIMEATKGKGVKAVVDLVANAKTIGTYLNVLAKTGIYMLVGMMGVEATIGPLVPFIASEKAIMSSVVGTLRDQIEVIRAARKGLVNYSAVVTRRLKLEEATEALEALEKGKVIGRQIVVFD, encoded by the coding sequence ATGAAAAACAGACACAAGGTAGCAATTGTAAAAGAATTTGGTAAGCCTCTTGTCATAGAAGAGGTTCCTACGCCAGAGCCTAAGGATAGGCAGGTTCTCGTAAAGGTGATAAGTGCAGGTATATGCCATACAGATGTACATATTTGGAAAGGCGATTGGGCTTCAGGGGGGCTTCCTCCAAAACTACCATTTGTAATTTCTCACGAGATTGTCGGAGAGGTTGTTGCTAAAGGAGACAGAGTACCCGATAATGTGAAGATCGGAGAGAAGGTTCTTGTATATGCATGGGGATGGGCAGAAGAAGATGAGTGGGTTATTAAAGGTCTTACACACCTAAATGATCGTCCTCTACACCTTGGTGTAACAGCAGAAGGCGGGTTACGCGAATACTTCCTTGTACAGGACTACAGATTCTTAGTTGATGTTGAGGGGCTCGAGGATCTGCCAACTGCAGCACCTTTGGCATGCGCAGGGCTGACAACATATAGAGCCACTAAAAAGATTTTGCCATTTCTAGACCCAGATGACTATGTACTTGTTGTTGGTCTTGGTGGGCTTGGAAGCTACCAGGTACAGTGGCTAAGAGCGTTAGCAAGGCATGTGAACGTTATAGGCGCTGACGTAAAAGATGAGGCCATAAGCTTCGTAGATAAGATATCAAAACTAGATTTTGCAGTCAATGCTTCTAAAACAGATCCTGTTAAAGCTATTATGGAAGCTACAAAAGGCAAAGGTGTAAAAGCTGTTGTAGATCTTGTGGCAAACGCTAAAACAATTGGAACCTACCTCAATGTTTTAGCAAAAACAGGTATATATATGTTAGTCGGCATGATGGGTGTAGAGGCTACTATAGGTCCTCTAGTACCATTTATAGCATCGGAGAAGGCGATTATGTCAAGTGTTGTAGGAACATTACGAGACCAAATAGAGGTTATTAGAGCGGCTAGAAAAGGCTTAGTTAACTATAGCGCGGTAGTTACAAGAAGACTGAAACTAGAAGAGGCAACAGAAGCTTTAGAGGCCTTAGAAAAAGGAAAGGTAATTGGTAGGCAAATTGTAGTATTCGATTAA
- a CDS encoding aldehyde ferredoxin oxidoreductase family protein, whose translation MSESKIYGYAGKILWVNLSTKTSKIVETPKDLITNFIGGRGFGAKLLWDHVKPGTDPLSPENLLIFSVGPLAGTGAQSASKFFVTFKSPLTGTYFRSVCGGNFGAEMKFAGYDAIVVEGKADKPTYLWISDESVEFRDASHVWGALTTHAAEVLLGETDKEAKLVVIGPAGEKLVKFASIQTGESRSAGRGGGGAVMGSKNLKAIVIRGTGRPELYNEDEFEKLAEEQLDLYHKNPAFQAFRSLGTDGIVYLFYTLGHFPTYNFKQLELENVERFKPEILATYVVKTRGCYNCAMECWQYFKTSKGPFAGIIWDKPEYETQWSFGGALGVTNLEAIMYANMLCDLYGLDTISTGSTIAFVYELYEKGILTKSELDGLEPRWGDPEPAIELIRKIALREGIGNILAEGTKRAAEIIGRGAERYSMQVKGLEIPAYDPRAAKAHGLNFATSNIGASHMYGWVGHEILGFPEKVDPFAVEGKGELAKRVQDELATYEALGFCQFPVSNGMVPLDLAAKMLYVATGIETFKDVKYLLLVGERIVNLERAFNAREGFSRKDDTLPERFLKEPFLRMPAKGQIFELDKLLNDYYAARGWDVKMGLPTRKKLEELGLKDVADELERLGKLPG comes from the coding sequence ATGTCTGAGAGTAAAATATATGGGTATGCAGGAAAGATTCTTTGGGTGAATCTGTCAACAAAGACATCTAAAATTGTTGAAACTCCAAAAGACTTGATAACCAATTTCATTGGTGGAAGAGGCTTTGGAGCCAAATTATTGTGGGATCACGTGAAACCTGGTACTGATCCCTTGTCTCCAGAAAATTTGTTGATATTCTCAGTAGGTCCACTAGCAGGTACTGGTGCGCAAAGTGCAAGCAAATTCTTTGTGACGTTCAAGTCTCCGTTAACAGGGACATATTTTAGAAGTGTTTGTGGAGGAAACTTCGGTGCTGAGATGAAGTTCGCAGGTTATGATGCCATTGTTGTTGAAGGTAAGGCTGATAAGCCAACGTATTTATGGATAAGCGATGAATCTGTGGAGTTTAGAGATGCTTCCCATGTATGGGGGGCGTTAACAACACATGCTGCAGAGGTTCTCCTTGGTGAGACTGATAAAGAGGCTAAGCTTGTTGTCATAGGCCCAGCTGGCGAAAAGTTAGTCAAATTTGCATCAATTCAAACTGGTGAAAGTAGAAGTGCCGGTAGGGGTGGTGGAGGAGCTGTTATGGGCTCTAAAAACCTTAAGGCAATAGTTATTAGAGGAACTGGCAGACCAGAGCTGTATAACGAAGACGAGTTTGAGAAGCTAGCTGAAGAACAACTAGACCTATACCACAAAAATCCAGCATTCCAGGCTTTCAGAAGTCTTGGTACAGATGGAATTGTATACCTATTCTACACCCTAGGCCACTTCCCGACGTATAACTTCAAACAGCTAGAACTCGAAAATGTTGAGAGATTCAAACCCGAGATTTTAGCAACATATGTGGTGAAAACTAGGGGCTGTTATAATTGCGCTATGGAGTGCTGGCAATACTTCAAGACATCTAAAGGACCTTTTGCTGGCATCATATGGGATAAGCCGGAGTATGAAACCCAATGGTCATTTGGAGGTGCATTAGGTGTAACAAACCTAGAGGCTATAATGTATGCTAACATGCTTTGCGATTTGTATGGTCTTGATACAATCTCGACAGGCTCTACAATAGCATTTGTATACGAACTCTATGAAAAAGGTATTCTGACAAAAAGTGAGCTAGACGGTCTTGAACCAAGATGGGGTGACCCAGAACCTGCGATTGAGCTAATAAGGAAGATAGCCTTAAGAGAGGGTATAGGGAATATTCTTGCTGAAGGAACAAAGAGAGCAGCTGAAATCATTGGTCGTGGTGCAGAAAGATACTCTATGCAAGTTAAAGGTCTCGAAATACCTGCATATGATCCAAGAGCAGCTAAAGCACATGGACTTAATTTTGCAACTTCTAACATTGGGGCAAGCCACATGTATGGGTGGGTTGGTCATGAGATTCTAGGCTTCCCAGAGAAGGTCGATCCATTTGCAGTTGAGGGTAAGGGAGAGCTAGCTAAGAGAGTTCAAGACGAACTTGCTACATATGAGGCTTTAGGGTTCTGCCAGTTTCCGGTATCTAACGGTATGGTCCCCTTAGATCTAGCTGCAAAGATGCTTTATGTAGCAACAGGTATTGAGACATTTAAAGATGTCAAATATTTGCTACTAGTAGGAGAAAGAATTGTTAACCTTGAAAGAGCCTTTAATGCAAGAGAAGGGTTCTCAAGAAAAGATGATACATTGCCAGAGAGATTCCTAAAAGAACCATTCCTGAGAATGCCTGCAAAAGGTCAGATATTCGAGTTAGATAAGCTTCTCAATGACTACTATGCTGCGAGAGGCTGGGATGTCAAGATGGGTCTGCCAACAAGAAAGAAGTTAGAGGAGCTTGGGCTTAAGGATGTTGCTGACGAGCTAGAGAGACTGGGCAAGCTACCTGGGTGA